Proteins encoded by one window of Sphaerodactylus townsendi isolate TG3544 linkage group LG04, MPM_Stown_v2.3, whole genome shotgun sequence:
- the LOC125431317 gene encoding LOW QUALITY PROTEIN: complement decay-accelerating factor-like (The sequence of the model RefSeq protein was modified relative to this genomic sequence to represent the inferred CDS: inserted 4 bases in 2 codons; substituted 1 base at 1 genomic stop codon): protein MLRDYFSLETSLSTFFGRITEPKLFVLFXLFSGIWGDSGFPPVLNSAIPQRNLHAESFPYIIEVNYRYLDCFYNIYGEIDVITCLSNSQWSPIEEFCENSCPVLMIVKYAVPKPEEVMKIYXPGTIVIYVCQRGYGSIPGMSPVITCLQNNSWSEIPVFLKKKTXGDPGKPHNGKAVIVTDLLYQSKVTFICDDGYRLIGSCFTQCLIKSNTVKWNKVPPDCQPITCSSPPNIAAGTHDGGGSIENFPYNSTVTYKCKNGFLLIGEASIHCITEDNVKGI, encoded by the exons ATGCTGAGGGATTATTTCAGCTTGGAAACCTCCTTAAGCACATTTTTTGGGAGAAT TACTGAGCCCAAGCTCTTCGTGCTCTTTTAACTGTTTTCTGGAATTTGGGGTGACTCTGGATTTCCCCCAGTATTAAACAGTGCTATCCCTCAGAGAAATCTTCATGCAGAGAGTTTCCCTTATATTATAGAAGTAAACTACAGATATCTTGATTGTTTCTATAATATTTATGGGGAAATAGATGTTATAACATGCCTTTCAAATTCCCAGTGGTCACCCATAGAAGAATTTTGTGAAAACAGTTGTCCTGTCCTGATGATTGTAAAATATGCTGTTCCGAAGCCAGAGGAGGTGATGAAGATTTA TCCTGGGACCATTGTGATCTATGTCTGTCAACGAGGTTACGGCAGCATCCCTGGAATGAGTCCTGTTATTACTTGTCTTCAGAATAACTCTTGGTCAGAAATccctgtttttttgaaaaaaaaaac tgGTGATCCAGGAAAACCACACAATGGCAAAGCTGTTATTGTAACTGATCTCCTGTATCAATCAAAAGTAACTTTCATCTGTGATGATGGGTACCGATTAATAGGATCATGCTTTACCCAGTGTTTAATAAAGAGTAATACTGTCAAATGGAATAAGGTGCCTCCAGATTGCCAGCCAATCACTTGCTCTTCTCCTCCTAACATTGCTGCAGGCACTCATGATGGAGGAGGAAGTATTGAGAATTTCCCCTATAACTCAACAGTAACTTACAAGTGCAAAAATGGCTTTTTACTGATTGGAGAGGCTTCTATTCATTGTATAACAGAAGATAATGTAAAGGGAATCTAG